CTCGATAGCACCGCCCAACATCGAAACGCCATTGAGGGCATATCGTCCCAAAACCGGACTGACCGAGCCAATGCCCAATTTCCCCCACTTCCATTGCGTGTTAAAGCCAACTTGATTGATGCTTTGACGCAATTTATTGTCTTCGGTAGAATAGAGTAAATTTATACCAGATTGTAGCCCCAAAAGATTGAACTGCACATTACCAAAGGCTTGCGCACTGCTGCCCGGACGTCGTGCTTCGATACCGGAAACGTGGTACAATTCGCCACTAAAACCAATACCTCCATTCACTTTAAAGACTTGTTTTTTAAGATTTTGAGCATATGAAATTAGGGGACTTGACAAAATACAAAGCCCCAATCCTATGCGAAGCAAGTGTTTAACCTTCATCAACAAAACCATATGATGCGCATTGAGATACGGAAAGACTTGACTGTAGCGACGAGCAAAACAACTGTTTATGGGATGACAAAGCAGACTACCCCAATTTTTATACACCAGTTCTTCTTTTCTCCTCTACATCTTATATTCCGACAATTCATCGGGTTATTAATCATCCACTTCAAAAAAAGATGACCTCTTTGGGGGCTTTATTTTCGATAAGTTGGTATAAGTGTTTGATTATGGTAACCAAGCCCACGCCCAGCTATGATCCCACCGTATTCTTCAGATGAATTTTCCGAACTGCTCTTGCAGTACCGCGAAGGAGACAAGTCGGCCTTGAACGAATTGTGGCCGATGGTTTACCCCCAATTACGTTCTTTGGCACACCGCCACCGTTTGCATTGGCATCAAAACGAGACCCTTAATACCACAGCCCTCATCCACGAAGCCTACCTCCGTTTTGCGGAGAACACCAAAAATGCCGTACAAAACCAAGCCCATTTTTTTGCACTGGCTTCGCGGATCATGCGTTCGATCGTGTTGGATTATGCAAAGCACCGCAATCGCCAAAAACGAGGCGGGGACGTGTTACATGTTTCCTTAGATTTTGCCATCGAATTATCGGAAGACGTAGCCGAACATTTGATTGAATTGGACGAAGCCCTCCAAAAACTGGAAGCGTTTGACGAAAGAGGTGCAAGAATCATCGAAATGAGGATATTTGGCGGATTGTCTCTTCAGGAAACTGCAGCGGCTTTAGACATCTCGATACCAACTGTAACGCGAAATACCAAGTCTGCTCAAGCATGGCTTTATCGCTTCATGCACGAGGATGAATTGGGCCATCAAAAATAAAGTAATGAACGCTCTGGATGCTCGCCAACAAGTACAAACAGCGTTCGAGGAAATCTCGGACTTGCCTAAAACAGCCCAGAATGCGGCACTGGCGCACTTAAGCCCACCATTACGCCAAGAGGTTGAAGCCCTTTTGTCTGCATCCGAACATGCCGAAGCCTTTTTCGAGGATGCACAAATACACATCAGCAAGAGTATTCGCCAACGCCCACAAGTGAATAAGGAAATTGGACACTATCGGTTGGTTTCACTTTTAGGCGAGGGTGGCATGGGTACCGTTTATCGCGCCAAACGCATTGACGGCGCCTATGAATTGGAAGTCGCCATTAAAATCTTGCAAAATGCCCTCAGTTCCGCTTTGTATCAACGGTTTTTGGCGGAACGACAGATTTTGGCGCACCTGAGACATCCAAACATTGCCCAATTGGTAGATGGCGGAACCACTCATGAGGGCTTGCCGTGGTTGGCTATGGAATTGGTGGAGGGTGAACCCATCACCCAGTTCTGTGAACGAAACGGGCTTAACCTTACTGCTCGGATAAAACTCTTTTTGAAGACATGTGAAGCAGTTCGATTCGCGCACCGGAATTTGGTGGTACACCGAGACCTGAAGCCTTCTAATATTTTTGTGACGCCAAACGGAGAGGTTAAGCTATTGGACTTTGGTATTGCCAAACTCATTGAGGCCGATGCCTTGAATACCCAAACCGCCTCCCATCATCTTTGGTTTACACCAGCCTACGCCTCGCCAGAACAGCTAAAAGGTGAATCCATTACCACGGCCTCAGATGTTTATCAGCTTGGCCTAATCCTTTATGAATTAATCACTTCCGAAAAACCGTTTTCTAAAAACCAAACTTCTTCCGCACAACTTCAACACGAAATCCTAACGCGAACGCCTACACCACCCAGCCGAAAAATGCCGACGGGATACGCAAAAAGAAGAACCGCAAGAAATGAATTGGATGCCATTTGTTTGATGGCCTTGCGGAAGGAGCCAGAAAGGCGTTATGGAACCGTAGAAGCCCTGATGAATGACTT
Above is a genomic segment from Rhodothermia bacterium containing:
- a CDS encoding sigma-70 family RNA polymerase sigma factor, with the protein product MIPPYSSDEFSELLLQYREGDKSALNELWPMVYPQLRSLAHRHRLHWHQNETLNTTALIHEAYLRFAENTKNAVQNQAHFFALASRIMRSIVLDYAKHRNRQKRGGDVLHVSLDFAIELSEDVAEHLIELDEALQKLEAFDERGARIIEMRIFGGLSLQETAAALDISIPTVTRNTKSAQAWLYRFMHEDELGHQK